A region of Diadema setosum chromosome 15, eeDiaSeto1, whole genome shotgun sequence DNA encodes the following proteins:
- the LOC140238898 gene encoding hyaluronidase-1-like — translation MLETVNLSRYFMLPLLLFSVAARETLQSPDKSLVVNPDNFPRGTARGASSRAVAGESIFRAFWNVPNVCGEKYGVELPLRKYGIEYNSNGQRQIGDVINVFGQTRIGLYPFIDPDTLKFINGGLPQLANITAHLEKAAVDLLTAIPDPDFHGIGVIDWEAWLPHKILEPNSIYREFSIAHVRSLHPDWDDVTITSVATLEWMQGARLFLESTVKLAMQLRPKAMWGFYHYPYCNIDKMNSSTCDEWLVEFNNKMLWMFNETTAMYPSIYLRPSKSYGPESVIARLKEAFRLRGRSSDPKGVVLSYTRFNYSHTGYYFTLEDLNATILTSAEFGTNGVVFWGDAFDEQSRQTCLELRAYIEKALGPTLLMARDGAEACSSRVCSGHGRCVGKILSCTSTSRLNRKQPELMPGLNSGSQSGEFAEFCSCRCFHGWHGEDCSRPE, via the exons ATGTTGGAGACCGTCAACTTATCGCGATATTTTATGCTTCCCCTTCTGTTATTTAGTGTAGCAGCGCGCGAAACTCTACAGTCACCTGACAAGTCCCTTGTGGTCAATCCTGACAACTTTCCCCGGGGCACTGCGCGTGGAGCTAGCTCTCGAGCCGTTGCTGGTGAATCAATCTTCAGGGCGTTTTGGAACGTGCCCAATGTCTGCGGGGAGAAGTATGGCGTTGAACTCCCTTTGAGGAAGTATGGGATCGAATACAACAGCAACGGACAGCGACAAATCGGAGATGTAATAAACGTGTTTGGTCAAACTCGGATCGGGCTCTATCCGTTCATCGATCCCGATACCCTGAAGTTTATAAATGGCGGTCTACCACAG CTCGCTAATATCACGGCCCATCTCGAGAAGGCAGCGGTCGATCTTCTCACCGCCATACCGGATCCCGACTTCCATGGTATCGGAGTGATAGACTGGGAAGCGTGGCTGCCACACAAGATTTTAGAACCTAACAGTATTTACCGCGAATTTTCAATCGCCCACGTCCGCAGTCTCCATCCAGACTGGGATGATGTGACCATCACCAGCGTCGCGACTCTGGAGTGGATGCAGGGAGCCAGACTCTTCTTGGAGAGCACTGTTAAATTGGCAATGCAGCTCCGCCCTAAAGCCATGTGGGGTTTCTATCACTACCCTTACTGCAATATCGATAAGATGAACAGTAGTACCTGCGATGAGTGGCTAGTCGAATTCAACAATAAAATGCTATGGATGTTTAACGAGACTACAGCCATGTACCCAAGTATCTACCTCAGACCGTCTAAGTCTTATGGCCCAGAGAGCGTTATCGCCAGACTTAAGGAGGCTTTCCGATTGAGAGGGCGCTCTAGTGATCCAAAGGGTGTGGTTCTGAGCTACACGAGGTTCAATTACAGCCATACCGGCTATTACTTCACTTTG GAGGACCTCAATGCGACCATATTGACTTCAGCCGAGTTTGGAACCAATGGTGTTGTGTTCTGGGGTGATGCCTTCGATGAACAAAGTCGCCAAACGTGCCTCGAGTTGCGCGCTTACATCGAAAAAGCTCTCGGCCCGACGCTGCTGATGGCGAGAGATGGGGCGGAGGCGTGCAGCAGCAGAGTGTGTTCCGGGCATGGCCGATGCGTCGGTAAAATTCTGTCGTGCACGAGTACTTCTCGTCTGAACAGAAAACAGCCAGAGTTGATGCCTGGACTGAACAGCGGTTCACAGTCTGGAGAATTTGCAGAATTTTGTTCCTGCAGATGTTTTCATGGATGGCATGGAGAAGACTGCAGCCGTCCAGAATGA